A stretch of the Deinococcus sp. Leaf326 genome encodes the following:
- a CDS encoding CTP synthase encodes MKYIFVSGGVVSSLGKGVASASLGALLRARGYRVTAVKIDPYINIDAGTMRPYEHGEVFVTASGAETDLDIGNYERFLDLDVPPGSNITTGQVYQEVIRKERAGDYLSQTVQVIPHVTDEIKRRIRVAGESAGAEVVLIEVGGTVGDIESLPFLEAIRQFRFDEGDENVLYLHLTLVPYLGTSNEFKTKPTQHSVAALRSYGISPDIVMVRSKEKLPPEITRKIAAFTSVRENRVFSSYDVAHVYEVPLALEEQGLGKAVEDLLGLERIHPNLGVWQNAVKTIKRPGREVTIAIAGKYTAMPDAYLSMLESLTHAGVANDARVKIKWVNAEELTEGDLEAQFGDVGGILVPGGFGVRGIEGKIRAAEYARTRGVPYLGICLGMQIAVIEYARHVAGLEGANSTEFDEYAPHKVVGLMPEQLDIEGLGGTMRLGDWPMQLAAGTTIAELYGVPAGGTVRERHRHRFEVNPEYVPRLQDAGLTVSGVTPGMNGRGAGLVESVEIPGHPFFVALQAHPEFKSRPMRPSPPFAGFVAAALERQAQD; translated from the coding sequence ATGAAATATATCTTCGTGAGCGGCGGCGTGGTCAGCAGCCTCGGCAAGGGCGTGGCGAGCGCCAGTCTGGGAGCGCTGCTGCGCGCGCGCGGTTACCGCGTGACGGCCGTCAAGATCGACCCCTACATCAACATCGACGCGGGCACCATGCGTCCCTACGAGCACGGCGAGGTCTTCGTGACCGCCTCGGGCGCCGAGACCGACCTCGACATCGGCAACTACGAGCGCTTTCTCGACCTCGACGTGCCGCCGGGCAGCAACATCACGACCGGGCAGGTCTACCAGGAAGTGATTCGCAAGGAGCGCGCCGGGGACTACCTCTCGCAGACCGTGCAGGTCATTCCGCACGTCACCGACGAGATCAAGCGCCGCATCCGCGTGGCGGGCGAGTCGGCGGGCGCCGAGGTCGTGCTGATTGAGGTGGGCGGCACGGTGGGCGACATCGAGTCGCTGCCCTTCCTGGAGGCCATCCGGCAGTTCCGTTTCGACGAGGGCGACGAGAACGTGCTGTACCTGCACCTCACCCTCGTGCCGTACCTGGGGACCAGCAACGAGTTCAAGACCAAGCCCACCCAGCACTCTGTGGCGGCGCTACGCTCCTACGGCATCAGCCCCGACATCGTGATGGTGCGCAGCAAGGAAAAACTGCCCCCCGAGATCACCCGCAAGATCGCGGCCTTCACGAGCGTGCGCGAAAACCGCGTGTTTTCCAGCTACGACGTGGCGCACGTCTACGAAGTGCCGCTGGCGCTGGAGGAACAGGGTCTGGGCAAGGCAGTCGAGGACCTGCTGGGTCTGGAACGCATCCACCCCAACCTGGGTGTGTGGCAAAACGCCGTGAAGACCATCAAGCGGCCGGGACGCGAGGTCACCATCGCCATCGCGGGCAAGTACACGGCCATGCCCGACGCCTACCTGTCGATGCTCGAATCGCTCACGCACGCCGGGGTCGCCAACGACGCCCGCGTGAAGATCAAGTGGGTCAACGCCGAGGAACTCACCGAGGGGGACCTCGAAGCCCAGTTCGGGGACGTGGGCGGCATCCTGGTGCCGGGCGGCTTCGGCGTGCGCGGCATCGAGGGCAAGATCCGGGCGGCCGAGTACGCCCGCACGCGCGGCGTGCCGTACCTGGGCATCTGCCTGGGGATGCAGATCGCCGTGATCGAGTACGCCCGGCATGTAGCCGGCCTGGAAGGCGCCAACTCGACCGAGTTCGACGAGTACGCGCCCCACAAGGTCGTGGGCCTGATGCCCGAGCAACTGGATATCGAGGGTCTGGGCGGCACCATGCGCCTGGGCGACTGGCCCATGCAGCTCGCCGCTGGAACCACCATCGCCGAGTTGTACGGCGTACCGGCCGGCGGCACCGTCCGCGAGCGCCACCGCCACCGTTTCGAGGTCAACCCCGAGTATGTCCCCCGCCTCCAGGACGCCGGCCTGACCGTCAGCGGCGTGACCCCCGGCATGAACGGGCGCGGCGCGGGCCTCGTCGAGAGCGTCGAGATTCCGGGCCACCCCTTCTTCGTGGCGTTGCAGGCCCACCCCGAGTTCAAGAGCCGCCCGATGCGCCCGAGTCCGCCCTTCGCCGGCTTCGTGGCGGCGGCGCTGGAGCGCCAGGCCCAGGACTAG
- a CDS encoding GNAT family N-acetyltransferase, protein MLADLWPLAALRLTSRRLTLRLPDEAGLVALAGVAAAGVHRPHERPFLTPWTDLPPDERARSVLQGVWKARGDWTPQVWALHLGVFLEDRPLGMVTVRAREFRVLREVTTSSWLGLEHQGQGYGTEARAALLTLAFGGLNAEAALSVVFQDNAASQGVSRRLGYVPDGVQRDVLNGRAVVSDRLRLTRAAWQAAPRPPVEMTGLEACRPLFGDV, encoded by the coding sequence ATGCTCGCCGATCTCTGGCCCCTGGCTGCCCTGCGGTTGACCTCCCGGCGCCTGACGCTGCGGCTACCTGACGAGGCCGGACTGGTGGCCCTGGCGGGTGTGGCGGCGGCCGGGGTCCACCGGCCCCATGAACGGCCGTTTCTGACGCCGTGGACCGACCTGCCGCCCGACGAGCGGGCCCGCTCCGTCCTCCAGGGGGTCTGGAAGGCGCGGGGCGACTGGACCCCGCAGGTCTGGGCGCTGCATCTCGGCGTCTTCCTGGAGGACCGGCCGCTGGGGATGGTGACGGTCCGGGCGCGCGAGTTCCGGGTGCTGCGCGAGGTGACAACCTCCTCCTGGCTGGGTCTGGAGCATCAGGGTCAGGGCTACGGCACCGAGGCGCGCGCCGCCCTACTGACTCTGGCGTTCGGCGGCCTGAACGCGGAGGCGGCCCTCAGCGTGGTCTTTCAGGACAACGCCGCCTCGCAGGGTGTCTCGCGCCGGCTGGGCTACGTTCCGGACGGGGTGCAGCGGGATGTGCTCAATGGGCGCGCCGTCGTTTCGGACCGGCTACGGCTCACGCGCGCGGCATGGCAGGCGGCGCCCCGGCCTCCGGTGGAGATGACGGGTCTGGAGGCCTGCCGTCCGTTGTTC